In Streptomyces sp. NBC_00414, a single window of DNA contains:
- a CDS encoding nucleotidyltransferase domain-containing protein, which produces MTTKNILLSGIVGSTAYGLAREGSDVDRLGMFAAPTEDLHGLHGPKESHVTTMPDSTLHEAAKWCRLALGGNPTVTELVWLPDELYEVRTPLGDELIGIRTTLLSAKRVRDAYLGYATQQFKRLYDRGDNSFSADSRRRTAKHARHLRRLCHQGFELYATGALTIRVEDPDDYHRFGEQVAADAMTALPLLQRYEAAFDETPSALPEQADEAPVEAWLRRVRAHYYTRPGA; this is translated from the coding sequence GTGACCACCAAGAACATCCTGCTGTCCGGGATCGTCGGCTCGACCGCGTACGGCCTGGCCCGCGAAGGCTCGGACGTGGACCGGCTCGGCATGTTCGCCGCCCCCACCGAGGACCTCCACGGCCTGCACGGGCCGAAGGAGTCCCACGTCACGACCATGCCCGACAGCACCCTCCATGAGGCGGCCAAGTGGTGCCGGCTCGCCCTGGGCGGCAATCCGACCGTGACGGAACTGGTGTGGCTGCCCGACGAGTTGTACGAGGTCCGCACACCGCTCGGTGACGAACTGATCGGCATCCGCACGACCCTGCTCTCCGCGAAACGGGTCCGCGACGCCTATCTCGGTTACGCCACCCAGCAGTTCAAGCGGCTCTACGACCGCGGCGACAACTCCTTCTCCGCGGACAGCCGCAGGCGCACGGCCAAGCACGCCAGACATCTGCGGCGCCTGTGCCACCAGGGCTTCGAGCTGTACGCCACCGGTGCCCTGACCATCCGCGTCGAGGACCCGGACGACTACCACCGCTTCGGCGAACAGGTGGCGGCCGACGCCATGACCGCGCTGCCCCTGCTCCAGCGCTACGAGGCGGCCTTCGACGAGACCCCCAGCGCCCTGCCGGAACAGGCCGACGAGGCTCCCGTCGAGGCATGGCTGCGCCGGGTCCGCGCCCACTACTACACGCGGCCCGGGGCCTGA
- the urtE gene encoding urea ABC transporter ATP-binding subunit UrtE, with protein MKLEIDDVRVGYHRSVVLHGVRVDVPDDGVAAVLGHNGAGKSTLLRAAVGLLTPSSGAIRLDGEDITRRKPHERVARGMAYVPQGQQVFPHLTTAENLQLVADGRRRGGAAIAEALDLFPVLRTLSTRRAGLLSGGQRQQLAIARALVTDPRILLLDEPTEGIQPSVVAEIEETILALAARGGLSVLLVEQHVGFAMRAAQRYYVLEAGRVTSSGEGGQEAERSVREALSV; from the coding sequence ATGAAGCTGGAGATCGACGACGTCCGGGTCGGCTACCACCGCAGTGTCGTCCTGCACGGAGTCCGGGTCGACGTGCCGGACGACGGCGTCGCGGCGGTGCTCGGACACAACGGCGCGGGCAAGAGCACACTGCTGCGGGCGGCCGTCGGGCTGCTCACTCCGTCCAGCGGCGCGATCCGGCTCGACGGCGAGGACATCACCCGCCGCAAGCCGCACGAGCGGGTGGCGCGCGGTATGGCGTACGTACCGCAGGGACAGCAGGTCTTTCCCCACCTCACGACGGCGGAGAACCTCCAGCTCGTCGCCGACGGCCGCAGGCGTGGCGGGGCGGCGATCGCGGAGGCGCTGGACCTCTTCCCGGTGCTGCGCACCCTGTCGACGCGGCGCGCGGGTCTGCTCTCGGGCGGACAGCGACAGCAACTGGCCATCGCGCGAGCGCTGGTGACGGACCCTCGGATCCTGCTGCTGGACGAACCGACCGAGGGCATCCAGCCCTCGGTCGTGGCGGAGATCGAGGAGACGATCCTCGCCCTGGCCGCGCGCGGCGGACTCTCCGTACTCCTGGTGGAGCAGCACGTGGGCTTCGCGATGCGGGCGGCGCAGCGCTACTACGTCCTGGAGGCGGGGCGGGTCACGTCGTCGGGCGAGGGGGGCCAGGAGGCCGAGCGGTCGGTGCGGGAGGCGCTGAGCGTGTGA
- the urtD gene encoding urea ABC transporter ATP-binding protein UrtD: protein MSELSGLEIRGLRVSFDGFTAVGGVDLDVRPGDLRFLIGPNGAGKTTLVDAVTGLVKAQGSVLFGGEELLGRSVHRIARSGIGRTFQTATVFEELTVLQNLDIAAGAGRGMLTMLRRRKGVPEPVAHALETVGLTDLADSLAGTLAHGQKQWLEIGMLLVQDVRLLLLDEPVAGMSHDERQATGELLEHISEERTVVVIEHDMDFMRSFARSVSVLHAGKVLSEGTVAEVQADPKVQEVYLGHAAVGDAEPALPDEPEPQLRPGSADGAAAGAAVQEVRGV, encoded by the coding sequence ATGAGCGAGCTTTCCGGGCTTGAGATACGCGGGCTGCGGGTGTCCTTCGACGGGTTCACCGCGGTCGGCGGTGTGGACCTCGACGTGCGGCCGGGCGACCTGCGCTTCCTGATCGGACCGAACGGCGCGGGCAAGACCACGCTCGTCGACGCCGTCACCGGGCTGGTGAAGGCGCAGGGCTCGGTCCTCTTCGGGGGCGAGGAACTGCTCGGCCGGAGCGTGCACCGGATCGCCCGGTCGGGCATCGGCCGGACGTTCCAGACCGCCACCGTCTTCGAGGAGTTGACGGTCCTGCAGAACCTGGACATCGCCGCCGGTGCCGGACGCGGCATGCTGACGATGCTGCGGCGCCGCAAGGGCGTGCCGGAGCCCGTCGCGCACGCGCTGGAGACGGTCGGGCTCACGGACCTGGCCGACAGCCTCGCCGGCACGCTCGCCCACGGCCAGAAGCAGTGGCTGGAGATCGGCATGCTGCTCGTGCAGGACGTACGGCTGCTGCTGCTCGACGAGCCGGTGGCCGGGATGAGCCACGACGAACGGCAGGCCACCGGCGAGCTGTTGGAGCACATCAGCGAGGAGCGGACCGTGGTCGTCATCGAGCACGACATGGACTTCATGCGGTCCTTCGCGCGCAGCGTCAGTGTGCTGCACGCGGGCAAGGTGCTCAGCGAGGGGACCGTGGCCGAGGTGCAGGCCGACCCCAAGGTGCAGGAGGTGTACCTCGGGCACGCGGCCGTCGGTGACGCCGAGCCGGCACTGCCGGACGAGCCGGAGCCTCAGCTCCGGCCGGGGTCGGCCGACGGTGCTGCGGCGGGCGCGGCCGTACAGGAGGTGCGAGGCGTATGA